A single Anaeromyxobacter diazotrophicus DNA region contains:
- a CDS encoding LysR family substrate-binding domain-containing protein has protein sequence MAGEPFIVPERRSRPHSHDLTMKLFAEAGLTARVAQVAEEKHTIVNLVAAGIGLAIVPRWTSRMMTQGVRYVMLEDAGRKNRLPLAAAWAKDVRDPLRDELLETLRGGLPRFAKQA, from the coding sequence CTGGCCGGCGAGCCGTTCATCGTCCCCGAGCGGCGGTCCCGACCCCACAGCCACGACCTGACGATGAAGCTCTTCGCCGAGGCCGGGCTCACCGCCCGCGTCGCGCAGGTGGCCGAGGAGAAGCACACCATCGTGAACCTGGTGGCGGCCGGGATCGGCCTCGCCATCGTGCCCCGCTGGACCTCGCGGATGATGACCCAGGGCGTGCGCTACGTGATGCTCGAGGACGCCGGCCGGAAGAACCGGCTGCCCCTCGCCGCCGCCTGGGCGAAGGACGTCCGCGACCCGCTCCGCGACGAGCTGCTCGAGACCCTGCGCGGCGGGCTGCCGAGGTTCGCGAAGCAGGCCTGA
- a CDS encoding ATP-binding protein: MAHQGERATLQVPGPPEAAPVLRRDAEALLRLVVESTPGAIAIFDRHMRYLAVSRRWQEAYRLRGEDVLGRSHYEVFPELPERWKEVHRRCLAGAVESCDEDPFVRADGRLDWVKWEIRPWYDAAGEIGGLVLLSEVVTGRKLAEEALRRKHRALLMLTRCTEAMLRAETEEALYAEVCRVIVETGGYPMCWVGAPQEDERRSVVPVASAGDAGDYLATVDVVWADVERGRGPTGTALRTLRPVVGVDFVADPALAPWRESALRHGLRCSSALPLVWEGERLGVLTMYSGEARAFDEAEIQFLSQLADDLAYGVHALQERARRVEAERQRAEALEQLAAEKERLRQSQKLESVGRLAGGVAHDFNNLLTVILSCSEALRRDLSHGQPPDPEDVAEIHAAGERARDLTRQLLTFARKQVIAPAPLDLNAVVRGSERLLRRVLGEQVELHVALEPAPWTVLCDAAQMEQVILNLAVNARDAMPDGGQLSLATANVTVAPGGGAGEPALAPGEWVRLSVRDAGHGMTAEVKAHLFEPFFTTKRQGQGTGLGLATVYGIVEQSGGAIRVESEPGLGTTFELWFPRARAAAAAAAPAAAPAASPGAAGVRGSETILVVEDDAQVREVTARALRAGGYRVLVEGSAGAALEAAARAQGRIDLVVTDVVMPDVDGRALAEALRAHHGVRRVLFVSGYTRELIDHGCVLDRGIEFLPKPFTAATLLGRVRSLLDA; this comes from the coding sequence ATGGCGCACCAGGGAGAGCGAGCCACGCTGCAGGTGCCCGGGCCGCCCGAGGCTGCTCCCGTGCTGCGGCGCGACGCCGAGGCGCTCCTCCGGCTCGTCGTCGAGAGCACGCCGGGCGCCATCGCCATCTTCGACCGTCACATGCGCTACCTCGCGGTCAGCCGCCGCTGGCAGGAGGCGTACCGGCTCCGCGGCGAGGACGTGCTCGGCCGCTCCCACTACGAGGTGTTCCCCGAGCTCCCGGAGCGCTGGAAGGAGGTCCATCGCCGCTGCCTGGCGGGCGCCGTCGAGTCGTGCGACGAGGACCCCTTCGTGCGTGCCGACGGCCGGCTCGACTGGGTCAAGTGGGAGATCCGCCCCTGGTACGACGCCGCCGGCGAGATCGGCGGCCTCGTGCTGCTGAGCGAGGTGGTGACGGGGCGGAAGCTGGCCGAAGAGGCGCTCCGCCGCAAGCACCGCGCGCTCCTCATGCTGACGCGCTGCACCGAGGCGATGCTCCGCGCCGAGACCGAGGAGGCGCTGTACGCCGAGGTCTGTCGCGTCATCGTGGAGACCGGCGGCTACCCGATGTGCTGGGTGGGCGCTCCCCAGGAGGACGAGCGCAGGTCCGTCGTCCCCGTCGCCAGCGCGGGCGACGCGGGCGACTACCTGGCCACCGTCGACGTGGTGTGGGCCGACGTCGAGCGCGGCCGCGGGCCCACCGGCACGGCGCTGCGGACCCTGCGGCCGGTGGTCGGGGTCGACTTCGTCGCCGACCCGGCCCTCGCGCCCTGGCGCGAGTCGGCCCTGCGCCACGGGCTCCGCTGCTCGTCGGCCCTGCCGCTCGTCTGGGAGGGCGAGCGGCTGGGGGTCCTCACGATGTACTCGGGGGAGGCGCGCGCCTTCGACGAGGCGGAGATCCAGTTCCTCTCCCAGCTCGCCGACGACCTCGCCTACGGCGTGCACGCGCTCCAGGAACGGGCGCGGCGCGTCGAGGCCGAGCGGCAGCGCGCGGAGGCGCTGGAGCAGCTCGCCGCCGAGAAGGAGCGGCTCCGCCAGTCCCAGAAGCTCGAGAGCGTCGGGCGGCTGGCGGGCGGCGTCGCGCACGACTTCAACAACCTCCTCACCGTCATCCTGAGCTGCAGCGAGGCGCTCCGGCGCGACCTCTCCCACGGCCAGCCGCCCGATCCGGAGGACGTGGCCGAGATCCACGCCGCGGGCGAGCGGGCGCGCGACCTCACCCGCCAGCTGCTCACCTTCGCGCGCAAGCAGGTCATCGCCCCCGCGCCGCTCGACCTCAACGCGGTGGTGCGCGGCAGCGAGCGGCTGCTGCGGCGCGTCCTCGGCGAGCAGGTCGAGCTGCACGTGGCGCTCGAGCCGGCGCCGTGGACGGTCCTCTGCGACGCGGCGCAGATGGAGCAGGTGATCCTGAACCTGGCGGTGAACGCCCGCGACGCGATGCCGGACGGCGGCCAGCTCTCCCTCGCGACCGCGAACGTCACCGTCGCGCCGGGAGGCGGGGCCGGCGAGCCCGCCCTGGCGCCCGGCGAGTGGGTCCGCCTCTCCGTGCGCGACGCCGGGCACGGGATGACCGCCGAGGTGAAGGCGCACCTGTTCGAGCCCTTCTTCACCACCAAGCGGCAGGGCCAGGGGACGGGGCTCGGGCTCGCCACGGTCTACGGCATCGTGGAGCAGAGCGGCGGCGCGATCCGCGTCGAGAGCGAGCCCGGGCTCGGTACCACCTTCGAGCTCTGGTTTCCGCGCGCGCGCGCCGCCGCCGCCGCCGCCGCGCCGGCGGCTGCTCCGGCGGCCTCGCCGGGCGCGGCGGGGGTGCGCGGCTCCGAGACGATCCTGGTGGTGGAGGACGACGCGCAGGTGCGCGAGGTCACGGCGCGGGCGCTGCGCGCGGGCGGCTACCGGGTGCTGGTCGAGGGCAGCGCCGGGGCCGCGCTCGAGGCCGCGGCGCGGGCGCAGGGCCGGATCGACCTGGTCGTCACCGACGTCGTCATGCCCGACGTCGACGGCCGCGCGCTGGCCGAGGCGCTGCGCGCCCACCACGGCGTGCGGCGCGTCCTCTTCGTGTCGGGCTACACCCGCGAGCTCATCGACCACGGGTGCGTGCTCGACCGCGGGATCGAGTTCTTGCCCAAGCCGTTCACCGCGGCCACGCTCCTCGGGCGAGTCCGGAGCCTGCTGGACGCCTGA
- a CDS encoding RNA polymerase sigma factor, which yields MPQDTDEALVLRYQRGDVAAFEALVDRHRAGVYRFLARFVRDRARAEDLTQECWMRFLGAAPRWEERARFRTWLYAVARNLAADEARRMTHRRHASLDDARGDRSFADLPAPGRSPEEAALDLLLQPALERAIAELPAEQREVFLLREYEGVGFAEIAEITGAPVPTVKSRMRYALEGLRRTLAAMGVTAGGEPALEGTAP from the coding sequence GTGCCACAGGACACCGACGAGGCGCTCGTGCTGCGTTATCAGCGAGGCGACGTCGCGGCGTTCGAGGCGCTGGTGGACCGGCACCGCGCCGGCGTGTACCGGTTCCTCGCCCGGTTCGTCCGCGACCGCGCGCGGGCGGAGGACCTCACGCAGGAGTGCTGGATGCGCTTCCTCGGAGCGGCGCCGCGCTGGGAGGAGCGCGCGAGGTTCAGGACCTGGCTCTACGCGGTGGCGCGGAACCTCGCCGCCGACGAGGCCCGTCGCATGACGCACCGCCGCCACGCCTCCCTCGACGACGCCCGCGGGGACCGATCCTTCGCGGACCTCCCCGCGCCCGGGCGGTCGCCGGAGGAAGCCGCGCTCGACCTGCTCCTGCAGCCGGCGCTGGAGCGGGCGATCGCCGAGCTCCCGGCGGAGCAGCGGGAGGTGTTCCTGCTGCGGGAGTACGAAGGGGTCGGCTTCGCCGAGATCGCCGAGATCACGGGGGCCCCCGTGCCGACCGTGAAGAGCCGGATGCGCTACGCGCTGGAGGGGCTCCGGCGGACGCTGGCCGCGATGGGCGTCACCGCGGGGGGCGAGCCGGCGCTGGAGGGCACGGCGCCGTGA
- a CDS encoding zf-HC2 domain-containing protein, with amino-acid sequence MNHDQAQPLLLDVAYGELTPGEAREVELHAAGCPRCAAELAELLAARRLAARLAPEPVPARGRAELVAAARRAVAPVGRPARARAYALAASVAVVALAVGVTLRWSGQRPAWPGGDAIPEQGDLVPMEDVAPRVAPGPPAPVPGPAPAPSLAPGPAAARPPAAKRLPGPAAAARPRASQQDLARAERGAAPAAAPAPAARPPVPAFAAAPERAAALRAPEAARRAAPAEAEVEAHAAGASPAVAEDVERRAAAGELREERRRLTCDGRTLERVALLDGERVVKLTVRFEDGAVEVGWYDGAGALRAVRPSGALPSRAPAADALSRCAW; translated from the coding sequence GTGAACCACGACCAGGCCCAGCCGCTCCTGCTCGACGTGGCGTACGGCGAGCTCACGCCCGGCGAGGCGCGCGAGGTGGAGCTGCACGCCGCCGGGTGCCCGCGCTGCGCCGCCGAGCTGGCGGAGCTGCTCGCGGCGCGGCGGCTGGCCGCCCGGCTCGCCCCCGAGCCCGTCCCGGCGCGCGGCCGGGCCGAGCTCGTGGCGGCGGCGCGCCGCGCGGTCGCGCCGGTCGGGCGGCCGGCGCGAGCGCGCGCCTATGCCCTCGCGGCTTCCGTGGCGGTGGTCGCGCTGGCGGTGGGGGTGACGCTGCGGTGGAGCGGCCAGCGTCCGGCCTGGCCGGGCGGCGATGCGATTCCCGAGCAGGGCGACCTGGTGCCGATGGAGGACGTCGCTCCGCGCGTCGCCCCGGGGCCGCCCGCGCCCGTGCCCGGTCCCGCGCCGGCGCCGAGCCTCGCGCCGGGGCCGGCCGCTGCGCGGCCGCCGGCTGCGAAGCGGCTGCCGGGCCCCGCGGCCGCCGCGCGGCCGAGGGCTTCCCAGCAGGATCTCGCCAGGGCGGAGCGCGGCGCCGCGCCTGCTGCGGCACCGGCTCCGGCCGCGCGCCCCCCCGTGCCGGCCTTCGCCGCCGCGCCGGAGCGCGCGGCGGCGCTGCGCGCCCCGGAGGCCGCGCGCCGCGCTGCACCGGCGGAGGCCGAGGTCGAGGCCCACGCCGCTGGCGCGTCGCCGGCGGTCGCCGAAGACGTCGAGCGCCGCGCCGCGGCTGGCGAGCTCCGTGAGGAGAGGCGGCGGCTCACCTGCGATGGGAGAACGCTGGAGCGGGTGGCGCTGCTCGACGGCGAGCGGGTGGTGAAGCTGACCGTCCGTTTCGAAGACGGAGCCGTGGAAGTGGGCTGGTACGACGGCGCGGGCGCGCTGCGGGCGGTGCGGCCCTCCGGCGCCCTGCCGTCCCGGGCCCCCGCCGCGGACGCGCTGTCGCGCTGCGCGTGGTGA